In Ciconia boyciana chromosome 1, ASM3463844v1, whole genome shotgun sequence, the genomic stretch GCTCCTCAAAGTGGGGCTGGCCACCTCCAACTCACCCCTGTCCATGGGGATGGGAGAGTCCCAACCCTGCGGGCGAGAGATGGCTGGGGACGGGCTCTTCTCGTGCTGCCAGTGGAGAAAGAACAAGGAATTAATAGAGCTCCTCTGGTCACCAGCATGTCCTCTGCCTGAAGTGGGCAGGGGGGCCCTGCCCAGCtcaaacaagagaaaacaaaaaccttctCAGCCATCCTGGCAGGAGTCGTGCCACTTTTCCTTCACACCAGGAGCATCTTAGATGGGTCTAGTTGGACATGGGTGAAGACAGCCCCTGATTGGGAGCACCCCAAGTTAGATAAGCCCCAGTATCCTGGCTGAAAAGGACCTACAGGAGGGctgagggaggggaggacagaGCTGCAAAGGGCagtgggaaaggcagcagcaacCCACTTCTGTTGGATGTTGCCCATGGCTGAAGACACGGCACCAAGATGAGCCTCTTTCAAGGTAAAAGGCAGCGGACACCTAAACTACATCAGCCTTGACTCCTGTGTGGCCCTGCATCACCCAAACAACCCGAGCTCACGGTCCGGCTGAGCTGGGCCATACCTGCTCGGAGCCTGGAGGGAGAGTGTCTTGGCTCCGCGTAAGCATCCTGCGTGGAGAAGTGGGCACGAGCAGGAAGCGCTCAGCAGGTGCCGGCGGTGTGCTGCTCGGGCTGCAGGAGTCCAGCTCCAGCCCCGCAGACTCCAGCTGGTGAAAACCCCACAGTCCCACCTTCCTCATGCAGCGGGAGCAGGTGATCACCGAGAGGTGCACGGAGCCAGACACAGTGCTGCGGGGACAGAGCCAAGTCACAAGAGGTCAGGGATGAGCCTGGGCCTTTCCCCAAAAATCGCAGCTTTCAGAAGAGATGTGCTGCGCTTTTGGCACAGCACAGGAACGGTCTCAGTCGCAGGTTTCTGAGCCAGCACGTTTCAAGACATCAGTACCCCTGGGCCAAGGCACAAACTTACTGTTTTTGTAGCCCCGTGTGCTAAGAAGTAAAATGAGTCCATTAAAACCCATCTATAGCATTGATTTAAACTGGCTTGGTTAAATTTTGGCTTGCCATGAAGCAGGAGCACACTTTATGGCATATCAGCCAAGAGGGtccccatcctcagctcctggACTGGCCAGCCACAGcggcagctctgctcttccccacTGTAAGCCTTTTTCCAGCCCACACTGTAAGAGATCGCTTCACCTTCAGCAAGCTGCCTCAGGCACAAACAGCGTGGCTGTTCTGCTCACAGCACACGCTTTGGGAAGCCGCAAACCTTCAGGTCACGaaccttccctcccttcccgcAGGCCTGACGAGCAATGAAAGTGTTACTGAGGATGACATTTCAGGGATTGACTTCAACATCTAAATCAGCAACGAGCCAGGCAACCGACACTCAGTTGTTTCAGACTCTCTACCGTCTGAGGGAGACGTCTATTTTAGATTTGCACTGGAGTTTCTGGAAGTCTGTCAATTTTAACAGCTagagataataataaaatagtaaaatactGGATACTGAACATTTCACAGGAGGGACATCTGCATTCCTCCAGCCTCTGACAGGTTTCACCAGCAACCACAAAGTGCGGCAGACACTTCAGTATCAGTCCTACACCACTACCCACCTACAAGTCCAGCCGCACAAAGCCAGGATGCAGGCAGGAACGTGCACTTGCAGGATTTCCGTGGCAAACTTCATCGGTGGTTTCTCTCCCTCCGTTTTGTGGTCTAGTTCCTCCCCGATCAGCTGGAGGAGCAGACTGATCTTCTCCTCTGTCAGGGACTGCGGGGCAGAGAAaggtggcagagctggcagtcAGAGGCAGTCTGATAAAATACACTGCTTCTGCTCACAAACCATGTCCTACATggagaaaaatccctttttcaCTCCCCAAAAGGGCTGGGTGTATGAGCTAGCACCCCCAGCACCTCTACTCCGGTTAacaagcaaaagccacacagagCGATGGCTTGCTCCTGCCTTGTGCCCGTCTGACTCTCCCCGTTGCGTGGACTCTGTTCAAGCACCATTTGCTCCCCCGAGCATGCGTGGGGACAGCGGAGCAGGTCGCAGCTCCACCGCTCACAGCAAGCACGAGCCCGAACAGCCCCCGTCTCTCCCTCCAATTCCAGGGAGCCAGCAGGGACTGCGTTTGCCTGTGCTCAGGCAAACTGCGAACACTTCTGGGGCCATTGCTGAGACACGGGGAGAAAAGAGAGTCCCCGAAGGCTGTCAGTCGGGCTCCAGACCTTGCTGCTAGTGGGACAGCTGGGGAGTTAGATGCAATATGTCCGTTGGCTTTATGCTATCTCTTCTCGGGGGGCTCTGATGGGTTTCCTAGCTCAGCCAGCCCATGGTGGCAACCATAAAACACCTCTGCGATTTCTGCTGAATGGATGAAAAGTTCCCCAGCTCCCACACGGCTTCTCGCTGCCGAGTGCCATCTGTTTCCCAGCGAGTGAGAGCCCAACAAGCCAGACTTGGCTGGCGTAGAGCACGGCCTGGCCAGGTCCCTACGAGGAGGCAATTCCACACTTGCTCCTGGCTGCGGCTACGCTCCAGCCTCTTGTGCCGTAgctcctgctcttccctcctgcctgctgagcGTCCTCATACAGCTGCCTTGCACAAGAGCCCCCCTGTACCACACTCCCTGTGCTCCCTCACCTGTACAGGCCTCTGCCCACACCTCTGCTCCGGGGCAGCCTCTGGCTCCCCAAATTCCCAATCCCCCCTAGAGCAATGACTGCCTCCAGTGGGACCCCAGCCACTTGCTAGAGGAACAACCTGCAGGCTGCCACATCTCACGGAGCCCTTGGAGGTAACAAACAGGGGTGGGAGCTGCCAGGGAGAGCTCATGAAGGAGTCTGTGGGACCCCAAATCACTTCTGCCGTGCACCAGAGAGCACCACGCACGCCAGGAAAGGCGCAGAGTAGGAACCGGCTGCTACAGTCCACTTCCCACCAACATCGTGGTGACATGAGCCAGCTGTGCCTGCGTTGGTCAAGGGCTTGCACGGCAGATGAGCCTTTCCAAACTCCCTTTTACATGCTTCCAGAAACACCAGGTGAAACCACCACGTGGGGAATGTCCGAGGAGAAAGCCAAGGCGATGCCAGACCACTCACACATGCAGGCAGGGATGAGCTTTGCCTACTTGGCAAGCTGGAGTCTCCAGTTTGAATCTCACAACTGTTTCGGTCAGGGTTTGCACAGCACAGGCAAACCTGTGACATCGTCACTGGGGACTTGAACTCCTCTGGTCTCAGGGGCACCTGGGAACTCACCATGTTTTTCATGTCTTCTGGTCTGAGGgagggcagctgcagctccagctgacACAGACTCTGAAAGCGGTCCAGGAAGTCCTGGAGAAGGGCTCTGGGCTCATCCACCAGCAACACAGCAAAGCGATCTGGTGAAAGCAAACGTGGGAGGCCTGAGCTGTGCCACCAGCCTTCCCACCCCCTCCTTATCCCACAGGGCAAGAGAGAAGATGAGACCAACCAAGTTCTCCCCATAATGGTCTCctggcttttaaaagaaaagctgagcacagtctttttcctttgcaaccACTCTTCCTCATGCGGCACAGCTTTGAAGATGAGATCCATCAGCCTTTGAGCGTCCCATGTCATCCAgcctcccctgtcccctcccagttacAATCTGAACAGCATTTTAACTGCCCTGGAGGAATGCAAAAGCTAAGGGAGGTTGGGTACAGCCTGGCCTGGGATTCAAGATTCAGGCCTCGAGCCGTGGTTCAGTTGTTTATTTGCTGAGGCTGCTCACAGGCATTGCTCTGCCACTGTGTATTTCAATGTCCCCACGGGGTAAAAAAGAGGACTATGATCCCGGACACGTGCACTAGCCAGACACCAACCTGGGCAGGGGCTGTCCGGCCAGAAGCAGAACTTCTCGTGAGCGGTGCACAAGGCCTTCTTCAGTTCCATGCAGCGCTCCTTATCTGCAAGGCAAAGCTCACTTTTTCTCCCCTGCGGAGTCACCTTCTCGGGGAACAGTTAGGAAAACCAAACCAGGAGTGGAAGGCACCAGGCTACGAGGgcttctctgctcctcctgtTCGGCATGGCTTGGGTGACGGATGCCACCTGAGGCTGTAGCTTGCAGAGCCTGAAGCTCTCACCTCAGACtcatctccctccccaccaaaaGGAGCTGCCgcacctccagcctccctgcagGCAACCACGGAGCGGCGGCTCCTGCGGCAGTGAAGGTAGGCTGGCTCAAGGGGTTATCTCCGCAACAGCAAATGTCACCAGAGCGGTTCCACCTCCCTGCAGCCAAAATTGCCTCCTATTCCCAGCCACAGCGACCATGGAGCAGGggagcctgccctgctgcacagCAGACACACAGCTCAAACCAACCACAGGCACAGGGACCGCCTGCACTTGCCAGTTTTACCTCCTGGGACGATGCCAGTCCCTAGCTAACTCGCCTGACCCCTCTGCCCCGGCTGTAGGAGCCAAACCACAGCCATGTCTGGAAATCAAGCTTcccaaaaaaaagatttcatacTTAATTTAACTTATTCACACCTTTCAGaaccaaattatttatttttcaatttgtttttcaagccCTTCTTCCAACCTCCAATTGTTTTAGATTTTCCTAAGCCAGTGCAATTACCAACAGAATAATTAGgccaagatttattttaaaaagatagtCTGAACAAACAGCGGGCGTCAATATTAAGAGTGACCCAAAAGAAAATGGTCATGCAGCTCCCCATTACACATGACCCGCACTGCATTTGTCAGACATCAGGGCTGCACTCTCCGCTACCTTCCAGATAACAAGAGCAGGGACTTGCAGTCAAGAAAATTAAGAAGTGGAGATGACACTTATTTGTGGTGGGGTAAAACACATCTTTCTCCAGAGGACAGATGCAGGTAAAGGAAAGGTCTGGGCAGGTTATAAAGCACAGGCCATTGCTATCCTGTGGCTCACGAGCAACACTCACGCCATGGGGCTGAGCACACCATGGAGCCTGGCGTTCCTGCCACACTCTCAGCCCCACGTTGTCCAACGTGGGAGAGACAGGAGCCGTTactgctccctgcctgcgccTCACAGCATCAGGAGTGGACAatgctctgcaggcagaggaaggaaactgGTGTTGGGCCTGGGCAAGGAGTTTGGCGAGGGAGAACTTTACTGTTGGTAGTCCAAGTAGTTTAAAGAGGGCAGTGAAGGagtttattaattaaattacatAATGTGACCACCTGAACGGGCTTGACTTGGTGACCAGCAGCCACCAACAGCCCACATGAGAAAAATTTAGGGGAGGATCAGGGCGGCAGACCGAGCAGTCgggaaacaaaattttaaaaaaggctatTAAGGTACTTGAATGCATCCcaaggagggcaacaaagctggtgaaagggctggaaggaatgtcctgtgaggagcggctgagggcTCTGGGTTTGTCTAATTTGGAGATGAGGCTGAGGGGTGTCCTCATTGGTCTCTACAGCTTCCCAAAGAgtggaagtggagagggaggtgctgatctcttctccctgggatccagggacaggacacatgggaatggttcaaagctgcatcaggggaggttcagacttgatatcaggaagcatttctttaccaagagggtggtcacacactggaagaggcttcctagagaggtggtcgatgccccgAGCCCGTCAGcgtttaagaggcatttggacaaggTCCTTAATAATATGATTTAATgtttggtcagccctgaagtggtcaggcagttggactagatgatcactgtaggtcccttccaactggaactattctattctaaccCATCTCTGACAACAGAAGGAGGAAGATTTACCATGTTCTCACAAACTAATGGAAATTTATTCAACTtgcactttattttcagaaacatcaaacacccagcacctcccaggACAAGACTATGGAAGTCATTTATGCACATGATGAGGCACATACACCCCCAAACCCTACAGCCCACTCCCTGTACCCGCCAGACGCCGGCATACATACATTTGTTGAAGTCAAATGTGAGCTGCAGGCTCACGCAGAGGAAGGCCTGGCAGCTGGAGCACTTCAGCATGTCGCACTCCACGTTGGTCCAGCCATACTTGGCGCAAACCAGGGGAGACAGCTCGTGGGGTTTGCCCGCCCACTTCAGCGGGTGCTCACGTTAAGGATAAAACCCAATAAATTATGGGTTGGCCAGGCAAAGCTTTAGCCAGGGTTTATTTAgccaaagaagaagaaaagcttccaAGAAGATGGAGCTTGTGGGGAAGCCACGGGGAGAGTGACAGCAAAGCAGGGTGGGGGACAGCTGGAAGCTCAGTGTCAGAAAGGATATGGTGAATGTTTCTACTCTGCTGAAATAGGCTTCCTTGCTGGCGGACTCCAAGGAGAGAGCATCCATTTGAGAAGATCCATTAGCCGATTCCGACCAGTCGGACCTGTCCTTTCTAAAAGGAACAGCAAGTCAGCAAGGACAGCATCTGCGCTGTCCTGGAAAGGTTTCATTAATAAACAATGCACAGACCACTTTCTAACCTTTCATCCTTCAGGCATACCCTTACAAGAACCCTTTCCCCAGAGCTCCTAAGCCCCAACTTTTAATTACTTTACTAataaaccaattaaaaaatataatgcaaCAAGCAAAGGTGcgcattaaatatttcatgatgaccgacagcagcagcagatggggATTTGATGTGACAAGCAGGAGACAGGAGCTCGTTTTCCGAGCCTGGCGAAACCAGATTGATGATCACAGCACTTCTCTGAAGTCAGGGGCACATCTGAGCTCCCAGCACCTGGAATGCCGGCTCCTGGCACCGGCATCTGTGCCCAGAATGCCAGCGCTGCTGCGAGTGCTGCCCTTCAGCCTCTCCCCAACACCCTTTGCCAGCCAAAATTTGGGGATGGTTGGGTCAAGGGTGTACTGTGCCTCTGAGGGCAATCGTGGTTGCTTGGCTTTAGCCAGACGCCCTCAAAGCTCAGCCACCCAGTGCATCCCAGACTCCCCAACGCCCACCAGTAACTCCTGTGACTCAGTGTCCCCCCTGGGGTGTGACCCCACACTtttcacagaatcgtataggttggaaaagacctttaagatcatcaagtccaaccataaacctaacactaccaagaccaccactacaccatgtccctaagcacctcatccaaacgtcttttaaatacctccagggatggcgactcaaccccttccctgggcagcctgttccagtgcttgataaccctttcagtgaagtaaaatttcctaatatccagtctaaacctcccctggcacaacttgaggacatttcctctcgtcctatcacttgttacctgggagaagagaccgaccccacctctctaccacctcctttcaggcagctgtagagagcgatgaggtctcccctcagcctccttttctccaggctgaacaaccccaggtccctcagccgctccccatcagccttgtgctccagacccttccccagctccgttgcccttctctggacacgctccagcccctcaatgtctctcttgtggtgaggggcccaacactgaacacagcatttgagcTGCGAATACTTTTCGGGTCAGAGCCCCGGTAAATGACCAGTTCAGCTCGCTCAGGCTACGGGGACGCCAGAACTTTACAGGTCACTTaccttcccctgccctcccagtgccccccagcactgcctcccAGTGCGCACCAGTGCCTCCCACTGCCCACTACTGCCTCCCAGCgtcccagtacctcccagttTCTGCTACTGCCTCCCTGTGCCTCTTAGATCCTCCAGTACTCCAAGTCCCACCAGTACCACCTCCCACTGCCCCTTAGTGCCACCAGCACCGCCCCCCAGCGCCCCCAATTTCCAGTGCCCCCCCCGTGcttcccagtccctcccagcacaccccagcaccctctTTTCCCCCGTAATAAGTCCCAAAACCTATCGGTGCTCTCCAGTACCCCCCAACATCTCCTGTCGTCTCCCAGGGCGCCTCAGCgtctcccagtgctccccaaTACCTCCCAGCGCGCCCCAATAACTTAAGGGTCTCCTCAATaccctctcccccccccggtgccacACGACCGGGCCGCCCGCCTCAGGCCCGGCGCCAGCGGGGTCCCGCCGCTCCCCCTCACCCGTCGGGACCGGCGCCCTCAGGGGAGATACCACCATCGATGAGGTCGCGGATCTGCTGGGGGGTGACGGCGGGCGGCCTCCCCCGggctcctcccgccgccccggcgctgggcgccgccatcttggtCCCTCACCCCGTCACGGCCCGGGGAGAGCGGGCGGGAAACGTGACCGCACAGGACCGTTCCGGCCCCGCCGTGGGGCTGCTCATGACCCCACGCAACTCCCGCACGGCCCCCTCGTCCCCACGGAGGGTTAGCGGTGCGCTGCCGCCTCCACTGCGGGGTCCCGCGTCCCTCCGCAGGCCCCCCACGCCCCGGGCGCTGCACGCTCCCGCTTTCGGCACTCTATTGCTCCAGCCTGCCCCCGAGGCGACGCGCAGGCGCCACGATCGATTGCTCAGCCCTCACAACAACGACGTTCTGCCGCGGCCTTCCCCCACTTACCAAGAAGCCCGCGTTTCATAGGACGCGGCCGCAGAAGCTCGCTGCTGATTGGTCGACGGcgggggaggtggagggaggagggccGCCGCTGGCTGCCGCCTGGGCTCGCCCTGAGGAGGAGCGGACGGGGCCATGTCGGCGGCGGACGGTGCCCGGGAGGGCGTTAGGGAGGGCtcgggcggcgcggcgggtgGCGGCGGCCTCCTCAACCGCTTCGTGCAGCTGCCGAGCAGGCCGCGCTCGGCGGGTGAGTGGCGGCCGGTTCCGGGGGCGCCCACCCCCATCCCCGCGGCCCTGAGGGGATGGATACCCCGCAGTTGGGGGGGGTTACCCCAGCCTCGCGGCTCTAGGACATTTTGGGGGGGAGCTGGGGTACCCCTTGCACCCTGgatggcggggaggggggggtcacCCCGTTCCCCAAGGCCCGGGGGTGGTGTGGGGAGGGCCGGGATGTTCCCGTCCGACCGGCCCAGGGATATGGGGGCCCAGAGTCGCGGATGGGGATGGTCACCCCTTTCCAAACGGTCTGAGGGTGTTGAAGGGGACCCACAGtctcggggggtggggggtcacCCCCCTCTTACGACCCCAGGGGATGGCGgttcctctctccctgtcccGGCGGTCTTAGCGCTTTGAGGGTTGCTTGGATGCCCCACACGAGCGgttcatccccatccccatagACACTGGGTGTGGGGGGACAGGGTACCCCACGGTTCCTGGTGGAGGTCAGCTCCATGTCAGTGACCCTGGGATCCTGGATGGGCCTGGGCTAACCCATGgtgacacacacaccccctccctAATCCCAATGGATGaggtttttggggtggggggccccacagccctggcaaGGGTGATCCTGGGATGGGGAGTCCAGGCTACCAGAGGGCCCTTGGATGAGACATCAGCCCAGTCCTGTGTCCTGGGAACGGCGGTTCTTACTCTTTTCCACTTTCCTTCTAGCAGTGTTGGTATGCTGGGGGGTACCCCATAATCTCTGGATGTATGGGTCACCCCACCCCAACAGCCCCAGGATATTAGGGGGAGGAGGCCAAGGTTACCCCACAATTGCAGGATTGGGGAGATCACCCCCATTCCAGCAGTTCTGTGATACTGGGAGGGACGTGGGGCACCCCATGGTTCtgtgatggggtgggggggtatTCCCAGCTGGTTTGGGGTATCCCCTGCTCCTTATCTTCAtagcagcccctgccctcaaGGGTCATAtggtgctggggtgctgccaCCCAGGAGGTGGGTACCCCAGGCCCAGGGCATCCTTTTctgccccggctgcccctgGCCCCACCACTCAGATCCCTCGTTGGGGGATGTGAAGCCCCTCACTGCCTCGGGGGCAGGAGGCTGTGTTCGGCGTGTCTGGAGCACCAGCAGCGCCTGGGAATGGGCTTTCAGACCAGGGTCCATGTTTCCATCCCTGTGAAACCTGTCATGATCTGGATCTGCAGCAAAGACGCCTTTGAGCCTCGTGCAAGACCGCTGTGAATTTGCTAAGTGGCTCCACACCTTCTATTTTTGGACAAATTCTCAAAcatgtttccttccttctgtgaTAAGGGCCTTTTTTGTTAACACAAAAGTTTGTTATCTTCACGTTCCTGAATTTTAATTGTTGGCTTGAGCTAACTGGTAGCGCATCCTCCTGACATGGTTGTAATGATCCTGCTTTTGGGTATGGATTATGTCCTGACATGGAATCCTGCCCTCCGCCACCTGCGATGGGGCAGACGCTGCAGCCCTGGAGACAAACTGCCCCCGTCCAGCTCGGCCTTAGCACTTAAGTCCGGCCTTAACAAACGCAAAGCTGACTGTCTTTGCTGAAAAGCTACTTGATGGAAAAACCCCGTTTGAGTCAATTGCTGGTTTTCTCCCCGTTTGACACCTGTTAAGGTCCTATTTATAGAGCTCCAACAGCAGCCCTTACATAACCGttgagacagagagagaggaatgttttttccccctccttccatTTCCTCCAAccagatttgttttcttaccTCCCAGTTCTCTTTCAGAGTTTTCAGGAGGCGTTCCTTCATTTCCCACCCCCCCATTCAATGCCCTAGAGTCTTTCCATAAAGCATGCTATCTCGTTTTAATCCCATTTTTATAAGTAATTACTGTTGTGAAAGCATGCAAAGAGCTCGTAGCACGCTTTGGCATTAGGTGTGTTCAACAcatccctccctgcagagctcttTATGCTCCTGCTAAGCTGTGTGTCATTTGAAGTAGATCTGGGCCGTCTCTTGCTTAAACACAAGAGCATACACATTTATTTAGGTGCTGCTTTTGTCACGTTCTCCTTTTCCACCTACTtgtagaaaagatttttaactTTTGTCACCTTTTTCACTCTGGAGAATTTAATTTACACGGGGAAATGATTACAAAAGGTAAGCAGGCAGCTAGTGGGAGCTGGTGCCAGGGTTGTGctgctctgtttgctttctcaAGCAGAGTATTTCTATCGAGGGTTTCTCAATAGGGGCATTTCTCAAGCAGCATCTACAAAAGAGTCTCGTTGATGGCTTAAcagctcaagaaaaaaagaggcaatttgtttgtgttttttgcTGCCTCGTGACGGGTAAAGAGTCTTTAAACATCTAAAATTGTATGTTggataaaggaaaggaaagagctaTTTTTAGGTGTTTGTAAGCTTTAGAAAGATCAGAAATGTCAAATATAGGTGGTGTGTGGTTTGTTCTTCTCCTCGTTGGAAATCTTCCTGTCCACAtatacattttttcagtgttttcatcagACTCTTGGGGCTAAGTGGATAGAAACAATCTGGAAACCTAAATATATTATTGGTTCTTGCATGCTTGGCATTTATGCTCTTGTCTTGAGCTATAATTTTCCCAGCGTACCAGTCACAGTAGATGTTTTTTTGTATGGAAAGGTTCAGAGTTtctaatatgtattttaaaaaaatacaacagaaaaccCAAATATCCTGAACCCCTTTGTGTCACATGGGGGAGCAAGCCTGAAACTgaattgtatcctgggctgcatctgcaggggcattactagcagagagagggggggatcatcccactctactcagcacttgtcaggccacccctggagtgctgtgtccagttctggtccccacaagccaagaaagatgtggacagactggagagggtccaaaggagatggtcaaagggctggagaacctgtCCTATGTGGAAAGGCTAAAGGAGtcaggtctcttctccctggagaagtgaaggctcaggggggatcttatcatGGTTTTCCATCTACGAAGAGGATGGAGGGTCCCTCTCACAAGGAGctacatggagaagacaaggggaaatgggtacaagttgcaccaggagaggttttcTCTCAATGTAAGAAAGACATTTGTTACAGCGAGAACAGTCAGTCACTGCAACAACCTCCTCAGGGACATGGTAGAGTCCCTGTTGCTGGAAGGTTTCAGGATGCTGCTGGAGAGGGTGCTGGAT encodes the following:
- the ZC3HC1 gene encoding zinc finger C3HC-type protein 1 isoform X2; amino-acid sequence: MSSPTAGPERSCAVTFPARSPRAVTGKDRSDWSESANGSSQMDALSLESASKEAYFSRVETFTPLKWAGKPHELSPLVCAKYGWTNVECDMLKCSSCQAFLCVSLQLTFDFNKYKERCMELKKALCTAHEKFCFWPDSPCPDRFAVLLVDEPRALLQDFLDRFQSLCQLELQLPSLRPEDMKNMSLTEEKISLLLQLIGEELDHKTEGEKPPMKFATEILQVHVPACILALCGWTCSTVSGSVHLSVITCSRCMRKVGLWGFHQLESAGLELDSCSPSSTPPAPAERFLLVPTSPRRMLTRSQDTLPPGSEQHEKSPSPAISRPQGWDSPIPMDRGELEVASPTLRSRPVTRSMGQGDNMEVPSSPLRKAKRARLCSSSSSDTSLRSFFDPSSQHRDWCPWVNAVEGGEALEDTATQTEKEPAKAEPGWRVVLNTLLATRKRDRVPETESVSLSVKSCKVFRIFRQWESMNSS
- the ZC3HC1 gene encoding zinc finger C3HC-type protein 1 isoform X1, whose product is MAAPSAGAAGGARGRPPAVTPQQIRDLIDGGISPEGAGPDGKDRSDWSESANGSSQMDALSLESASKEAYFSRVETFTPLKWAGKPHELSPLVCAKYGWTNVECDMLKCSSCQAFLCVSLQLTFDFNKYKERCMELKKALCTAHEKFCFWPDSPCPDRFAVLLVDEPRALLQDFLDRFQSLCQLELQLPSLRPEDMKNMSLTEEKISLLLQLIGEELDHKTEGEKPPMKFATEILQVHVPACILALCGWTCSTVSGSVHLSVITCSRCMRKVGLWGFHQLESAGLELDSCSPSSTPPAPAERFLLVPTSPRRMLTRSQDTLPPGSEQHEKSPSPAISRPQGWDSPIPMDRGELEVASPTLRSRPVTRSMGQGDNMEVPSSPLRKAKRARLCSSSSSDTSLRSFFDPSSQHRDWCPWVNAVEGGEALEDTATQTEKEPAKAEPGWRVVLNTLLATRKRDRVPETESVSLSVKSCKVFRIFRQWESMNSS